One part of the Anaeromyxobacter sp. Fw109-5 genome encodes these proteins:
- a CDS encoding TIGR00266 family protein, producing the protein MLTTTTAGSALRYQLVGGSAFAAARVELAPDQAIRAEAGAMVSMSGNVDLQSQLQGGLLGALKRVVSRESLFVSTFTAQGGAGEVILAPPVPGDLVGVELAGRALLVQSSSWLASEPEVQLDTEFAGFRGLFAGEGLFFIRASGQGTVLLSSFGAIVRRPLPAGARYVVDTGHVVAFDARMPFQVRKASRRGWMRSLLSGEALVAEFTGPGEVYLQTRNLRSLAGALFPFFPTQQKGGGLGQLFGE; encoded by the coding sequence GTGCTGACGACGACCACGGCCGGGTCCGCCTTGCGTTACCAGCTCGTCGGCGGCAGCGCCTTCGCCGCGGCGCGCGTGGAGCTCGCGCCCGACCAGGCGATCCGGGCCGAGGCCGGCGCGATGGTGTCGATGAGCGGCAACGTCGACCTCCAGTCGCAGCTGCAGGGCGGGCTGCTCGGCGCGCTCAAGCGGGTGGTGTCGCGCGAGTCGCTGTTCGTCTCCACGTTCACCGCGCAGGGCGGCGCGGGCGAGGTCATCCTGGCGCCCCCGGTGCCGGGCGACCTCGTGGGCGTCGAGCTCGCCGGCCGCGCGCTCCTCGTGCAGTCGTCCTCCTGGCTCGCCTCGGAGCCGGAGGTCCAGCTCGACACCGAGTTCGCCGGCTTCCGCGGGCTGTTCGCCGGCGAGGGGCTCTTCTTCATCCGCGCGTCGGGGCAGGGCACCGTCCTGCTCTCGTCGTTCGGCGCCATCGTGCGCCGGCCGCTGCCGGCCGGCGCGCGGTACGTGGTGGACACCGGGCACGTGGTGGCGTTCGACGCGCGCATGCCGTTCCAGGTGCGCAAGGCGAGCCGCCGCGGGTGGATGCGCTCGCTGCTCTCGGGCGAGGCGCTCGTGGCGGAGTTCACCGGCCCTGGCGAGGTTTACCTGCAGACACGCAACCTGCGCTCCCTCGCGGGCGCGCTCTTCCCGTTCTTCCCGACCCAGCAGAAGGGCGGGGGGCTCGGCCAGCTGTTCGGAGAATAG
- the rnr gene encoding ribonuclease R has protein sequence MGHEGQERRRTALVEELRRAAGKPLSIRELMQRARIHPGERTDVKRALRDLTREGVLLRDGKRFSLPGARPAAAPAAALAPVGERRGMRRAGRGNEVVGTLKKHRDGYGFVARIDRKGDDVFVPPGEAAQALDGDLVRVEIVPARGGRTAGRLVEVIERRRRLLIGTYHARGARSFVVPADEELGEAVPVPETAAAQDGDVVKVALEPGTARLQGAVVEAIGRPGEPRVEVLKVAYAKGFADVFPEPVRAEAEATPDRVRPEDRQGRRDLTALPLVTIDGEDARDFDDAVHVERLEGRKGLYRLVVAIADVAHYVRPGAALDAEAGRRGTSVYFPMQVLPMLPERLSNGICSLNPDVDRLCMVADLVVDEHGETRSAEVYEGVMRSAARCTYTEVANVVAGQSVPGRDRFRERFLLMAELQEKLTAMRGRRGALDFDLPEAKIVLGEGGEVVAIEKRPRNRAHRIVEEFMLAANEAVARWFGSRELPTIYRIHDVPDEEKLQAFLDLAESHGFEVPEVPGPRALNALLGRFQGHAQQRALNQLLLRAMMQAVYATENIGHYGLAAQHYLHFTSPIRRYPDLVVHRLLKEEWARRQGQPVREPSPAALAEMAAVSSERERAAMEAERDIAAFYAALFMKDKVGERYEGVISAVVEFGLFVELKRWFVEGLVRLEDLGGAPELDTELHALVDRTTGRAFRVGDEVTVDVVSASPIRRRIELKLVEEAKAIGKPAAKGRRRREAEPVLAEAGPEEADARGARAPRRGKPAPASAPPAAGRRQRSGEGHREHGVKQGPRARTGGGREQQGERRGRGGEGRGRGGEGRGRGGGEGRGRGGEARGRRGEGRGRGGEARGRGGEARGRGPSERAGGAPGKVGSRRGPPGRKGGAGKGAAKPSKGAKGRGGGRRRRGR, from the coding sequence ATGGGGCACGAAGGCCAGGAGCGGCGGCGCACGGCGCTCGTCGAGGAGCTGCGTCGCGCGGCGGGAAAGCCGCTCTCCATCCGGGAGCTCATGCAGCGGGCGAGGATCCACCCCGGCGAGCGGACGGACGTGAAGCGGGCGCTGCGCGACCTCACGCGCGAGGGCGTCCTGCTCCGCGACGGGAAGCGCTTCTCGCTGCCCGGCGCACGCCCCGCGGCCGCGCCGGCGGCCGCGCTCGCCCCCGTGGGCGAGCGGCGCGGGATGCGCCGGGCCGGCCGCGGCAACGAGGTGGTGGGCACCCTCAAGAAGCACCGGGACGGCTACGGGTTCGTCGCCAGGATCGACCGCAAGGGCGACGACGTGTTCGTCCCGCCCGGCGAGGCGGCCCAGGCGCTGGACGGCGACCTCGTGCGGGTCGAGATCGTCCCCGCGCGCGGCGGGCGCACCGCCGGGCGGCTCGTCGAGGTGATCGAGCGGCGCCGGCGCCTGCTCATCGGCACCTACCACGCCCGGGGCGCGCGCAGCTTCGTCGTCCCGGCGGACGAGGAGCTGGGCGAGGCGGTGCCGGTGCCGGAGACCGCGGCGGCGCAGGACGGAGACGTCGTGAAGGTCGCGCTCGAGCCCGGGACGGCGCGGCTGCAGGGCGCGGTGGTGGAGGCCATCGGGCGTCCCGGCGAGCCGCGCGTCGAGGTGCTGAAGGTCGCCTACGCGAAGGGCTTCGCCGACGTGTTTCCGGAGCCCGTCCGCGCCGAGGCGGAGGCGACGCCGGATCGGGTCCGCCCCGAGGATCGCCAGGGCCGGCGCGATCTCACCGCCCTCCCGCTCGTCACCATCGACGGCGAGGACGCGCGCGACTTCGACGACGCCGTTCACGTCGAGCGCCTCGAGGGCCGGAAGGGGCTCTACCGGCTGGTCGTCGCCATCGCCGACGTGGCGCACTACGTGCGACCCGGCGCGGCGCTCGACGCCGAGGCGGGGCGGCGCGGGACGAGCGTGTACTTCCCGATGCAGGTGCTGCCGATGCTGCCGGAGCGGCTCTCGAACGGCATCTGCTCGCTCAACCCCGACGTGGACCGCCTGTGCATGGTGGCGGACCTCGTGGTGGACGAGCACGGCGAGACCCGCTCGGCCGAGGTGTACGAGGGCGTGATGCGGAGCGCCGCGCGCTGCACGTACACCGAGGTGGCGAACGTCGTCGCGGGCCAGTCGGTCCCCGGCCGCGATCGCTTCCGGGAGCGGTTCCTGCTCATGGCGGAGCTGCAGGAGAAGCTCACCGCGATGCGCGGCCGCCGCGGCGCCCTGGACTTCGACCTGCCCGAGGCGAAGATCGTGCTCGGCGAGGGCGGCGAGGTCGTCGCCATCGAGAAGCGCCCCCGCAACCGCGCGCACCGGATCGTCGAGGAGTTCATGCTCGCGGCGAACGAGGCCGTCGCGCGCTGGTTCGGCTCGCGCGAGCTGCCCACCATCTACCGGATCCACGACGTGCCGGACGAGGAGAAGCTCCAGGCCTTCCTGGACCTCGCCGAGTCGCACGGCTTCGAGGTGCCGGAGGTGCCGGGCCCGCGCGCGCTGAACGCGCTCCTCGGGCGGTTCCAGGGCCACGCGCAGCAGCGCGCGCTGAACCAGCTCCTGCTGCGCGCGATGATGCAGGCGGTCTACGCCACCGAGAACATCGGCCACTACGGGCTCGCCGCCCAGCACTACCTGCACTTCACCTCGCCCATCCGCCGCTACCCGGACCTCGTCGTGCACCGGCTCCTGAAGGAGGAGTGGGCGCGGCGGCAGGGGCAGCCGGTGCGCGAGCCGTCGCCCGCGGCCCTGGCGGAGATGGCGGCGGTCTCCTCGGAGCGCGAGCGCGCGGCGATGGAGGCGGAGCGGGACATCGCCGCCTTCTACGCGGCGCTGTTCATGAAAGACAAGGTCGGCGAGCGCTACGAGGGCGTGATCTCTGCCGTCGTCGAGTTCGGGCTGTTCGTCGAGCTGAAGCGCTGGTTCGTGGAGGGGCTCGTGCGCCTCGAGGACCTCGGGGGCGCGCCGGAGCTCGACACCGAGCTGCACGCGCTCGTGGATCGCACCACGGGTCGCGCCTTCCGCGTGGGCGACGAGGTCACCGTCGACGTGGTCTCCGCGAGCCCGATCCGCCGCCGCATCGAGCTGAAGCTCGTCGAGGAGGCGAAGGCCATCGGGAAGCCCGCGGCGAAGGGTCGGCGGCGGCGCGAGGCGGAGCCGGTCCTCGCAGAGGCGGGGCCGGAGGAGGCCGATGCCCGGGGAGCCCGCGCCCCGCGACGCGGGAAGCCCGCCCCGGCGAGCGCGCCGCCAGCGGCCGGTCGCCGGCAGCGCAGCGGCGAGGGGCATCGCGAGCACGGGGTGAAGCAGGGACCGCGGGCGCGCACCGGCGGAGGGCGGGAGCAGCAGGGCGAGCGGCGTGGCCGGGGAGGAGAGGGGCGCGGCCGCGGAGGTGAGGGGCGCGGTCGCGGAGGAGGAGAGGGGCGCGGTCGGGGAGGAGAGGCGCGCGGTCGCCGAGGTGAGGGGCGCGGTCGGGGAGGAGAGGCGCGCGGTCGGGGAGGAGAGGCGCGCGGTCGGGGGCCGTCCGAGCGAGCCGGGGGTGCGCCGGGCAAGGTCGGCTCGCGCCGCGGTCCTCCCGGCAGGAAGGGTGGAGCCGGGAAGGGGGCCGCGAAGCCGTCCAAGGGTGCCAAGGGCCGGGGCGGCGGGCGGCGCCGGCGGGGGCGGTAG
- a CDS encoding sulfite exporter TauE/SafE family protein: MTLGDGFLVTASAAAAGLINAVAGGGTLLTFPALLAAGLGPVHANATSTVALWPGQLSSVWAYRRHVGEERRRAVVLGVPAVLGGAIGSTLLLALPETAFAAVVPWLILFACALLALQRPIGLFVRGHAVGNHPVAHWVIQLLISIYGGYFGAGIGILMLAAMGILVPSSMQHANALKVLLALLTNGVATLLFAASGKVDLRVAALMAVASLAGGWIGALLAQRLPPAGMRAFAIAVGLFAAGKMFFR; this comes from the coding sequence GTGACGCTCGGCGACGGCTTCCTCGTGACCGCCTCGGCCGCCGCCGCCGGCCTCATCAACGCGGTCGCGGGCGGCGGGACGCTCCTCACCTTCCCGGCGCTGCTCGCGGCAGGGCTCGGCCCCGTCCACGCCAACGCGACGAGCACGGTCGCGCTGTGGCCAGGGCAGCTCTCCTCGGTCTGGGCCTACCGCCGCCACGTCGGCGAGGAGCGGCGGCGCGCCGTGGTGCTCGGCGTACCGGCCGTGCTCGGCGGCGCCATCGGCTCGACGCTGCTCCTCGCGCTCCCCGAGACGGCGTTCGCGGCGGTGGTCCCCTGGCTCATCCTGTTCGCCTGCGCGCTGCTGGCGCTGCAGCGACCCATCGGGCTGTTCGTGCGGGGGCACGCGGTGGGGAATCACCCCGTGGCGCACTGGGTGATCCAGCTGCTCATCTCGATCTACGGCGGCTACTTCGGCGCGGGCATCGGCATCCTGATGCTCGCCGCGATGGGCATCCTCGTGCCGTCCTCGATGCAGCACGCCAACGCGCTCAAGGTGCTGCTCGCTCTCCTCACGAACGGGGTGGCGACCCTGCTCTTCGCCGCCAGCGGGAAGGTCGATCTGCGCGTCGCGGCGCTGATGGCGGTGGCGTCGCTGGCGGGCGGCTGGATCGGCGCGCTGCTGGCGCAGCGGCTGCCCCCCGCCGGGATGCGCGCGTTCGCCATCGCCGTCGGCCTGTTCGCGGCGGGGAAGATGTTCTTCCGGTAG